The following coding sequences are from one Geminocystis sp. M7585_C2015_104 window:
- a CDS encoding ribonuclease P protein component yields the protein MGLPSKNRLKRRQDFEAVYKQGIRVASRYFVVRALPVTANTSPPPPTKFGLCVSRQVSKKAVVRNKIKRHLRNALRNLLPLFTSPWLIVIIVKPEVTECNYDNFLRELEKLFIKAGIIHGN from the coding sequence GTGGGATTACCTTCTAAAAACCGACTTAAAAGACGTCAAGACTTTGAGGCTGTATACAAACAGGGCATACGCGTAGCAAGTCGTTATTTTGTCGTAAGGGCCCTCCCCGTAACTGCCAATACCTCCCCCCCACCACCTACCAAATTCGGCCTGTGTGTCAGCCGCCAGGTAAGCAAAAAGGCAGTAGTGCGCAACAAGATTAAAAGGCATCTACGTAATGCTCTCCGCAATCTCCTCCCCCTTTTTACCTCCCCCTGGCTAATAGTCATCATCGTAAAGCCAGAAGTGACTGAATGCAATTATGATAATTTTTTGAGAGAATTAGAGAAGTTATTTATCAAGGCAGGGATAATCCATGGGAATTAA
- the rpmH gene encoding 50S ribosomal protein L34, producing MTRITLMGTRRKQKRTSGFRARMRTKSGRRVIQARRRKGRKRLAV from the coding sequence ATGACTAGAATAACTTTAATGGGCACCAGACGGAAACAAAAGCGCACCTCTGGTTTCCGAGCCCGCATGAGGACAAAAAGTGGTAGAAGGGTAATTCAGGCACGTCGTCGCAAGGGCAGAAAAAGACTGGCAGTATAA
- the cobU gene encoding bifunctional adenosylcobinamide kinase/adenosylcobinamide-phosphate guanylyltransferase, with the protein MLILVTGAANSGKSEWAEYLASQSQQPVLYIATAQKIPEDKEWSRKIEKHRQRRPKDWQTLEITHEISNALQNAPPQTCVLIDSLGNWVANHLEIQEENWERIVKDFLTTLRRRRGETILVAEETGWGVIPPYPTGRIFRSRLGELIQQVGKLANTVYLTVGGYAVDITKIGLRLPSQWR; encoded by the coding sequence ATGCTTATCCTAGTAACGGGCGCCGCCAATTCTGGTAAAAGTGAATGGGCAGAGTATCTTGCCAGTCAATCTCAACAGCCTGTACTCTATATAGCTACAGCACAAAAAATACCAGAAGACAAAGAATGGTCGCGAAAAATAGAGAAACATAGACAAAGAAGGCCAAAAGACTGGCAAACCCTCGAAATAACCCATGAAATAAGTAATGCCCTTCAAAATGCTCCCCCGCAAACCTGTGTCCTTATTGACTCCTTGGGAAACTGGGTTGCTAACCATCTAGAAATCCAAGAGGAAAATTGGGAAAGGATAGTAAAAGACTTCCTAACCACCCTAAGACGGCGTAGGGGAGAAACTATCCTGGTAGCAGAGGAAACCGGCTGGGGTGTCATACCTCCTTACCCGACAGGCAGAATTTTCCGCAGTCGCCTAGGAGAGTTGATTCAACAAGTGGGGAAACTCGCCAATACAGTATATCTCACAGTGGGCGGCTATGCAGTAGACATTACTAAAATCGGCCTCAGACTGCCATCTCAATGGCGTTAA
- a CDS encoding MBL fold metallo-hydrolase, producing MKRRDWIFCFGGGLATVILWKHLPAVAQNNPQEGVTIQWLGHSAFLFTNSQARILVNPFSRIGCTAKYPPPNPSVDIVMISSRLLDEGSVTDLPDNPKLMFEPGVYQVKGIEFQGIKTLHDREKGRRFGINVAWRWRQGGLNLLHLGGIASPIGIEEKILMGSPDVVFIPVGGTAKTYNAKEAIEAIKILTPKVVFPTQYLTAAADKNNCNLEPVDSFLALAKQEGMAIGFIKGNRTTIRPKDLPQKGTLIRVFQAF from the coding sequence ATGAAACGCCGCGATTGGATTTTTTGCTTTGGCGGGGGGTTAGCCACAGTAATTCTCTGGAAGCATCTGCCTGCTGTTGCCCAAAATAACCCCCAAGAGGGTGTGACTATCCAATGGTTGGGCCATAGTGCATTCCTATTCACCAACTCCCAAGCCAGAATCCTAGTTAATCCCTTCAGCCGCATCGGCTGCACTGCTAAATATCCCCCCCCAAACCCTTCTGTAGATATAGTCATGATTAGTAGTCGTCTGTTGGATGAGGGGAGTGTCACCGATTTACCTGATAACCCTAAATTGATGTTTGAACCAGGAGTATACCAGGTAAAGGGCATAGAATTCCAAGGTATTAAAACCCTTCATGACAGGGAAAAAGGGCGCAGATTTGGCATCAATGTGGCTTGGCGATGGCGTCAAGGAGGATTAAACCTCTTACACCTAGGTGGTATTGCCTCTCCCATCGGTATTGAGGAAAAAATCCTCATGGGAAGTCCAGATGTTGTATTTATCCCGGTAGGAGGTACTGCTAAAACCTATAATGCCAAAGAAGCTATAGAAGCCATCAAAATCCTCACACCTAAAGTGGTATTCCCTACCCAGTATCTAACCGCCGCAGCCGATAAGAACAATTGTAACCTGGAGCCGGTAGACTCATTTTTGGCACTTGCTAAACAAGAGGGAATGGCTATAGGATTTATCAAAGGCAATCGTACCACCATCAGACCAAAAGATTTACCCCAAAAAGGCACTTTAATTCGTGTTTTCCAAGCCTTCTGA
- a CDS encoding diacylglycerol kinase family protein has translation MSKFQLASMSEIETVGKRRLAWKVANNLLVSFQYAWEGVKYAFLSQRNFRIHTFMTAIALGLGFCLRVTGVEMALIALTCALVLVLELLNTAIESVVDLTVKQTYHELAKIAKDCAAGAVLVASIASLMVAAFILLPHGIDLIFS, from the coding sequence ATGTCAAAGTTTCAACTGGCATCAATGTCGGAGATAGAGACAGTGGGAAAACGTCGTCTGGCATGGAAGGTAGCCAACAACTTGCTAGTGAGTTTCCAATACGCCTGGGAAGGGGTAAAATATGCCTTTTTGAGCCAGCGTAACTTCCGTATCCACACCTTTATGACTGCCATCGCCTTGGGTTTAGGTTTTTGTCTCCGGGTGACAGGAGTGGAAATGGCATTGATTGCCCTCACCTGTGCCTTGGTGTTAGTATTGGAACTATTAAACACGGCCATAGAGTCGGTGGTGGATTTAACAGTCAAGCAAACCTACCATGAATTAGCTAAAATAGCCAAGGATTGTGCGGCAGGCGCGGTATTAGTCGCCTCAATTGCCTCACTGATGGTGGCGGCTTTTATTTTGTTACCCCATGGGATAGACTTAATATTTTCATAG
- a CDS encoding PH domain-containing protein — translation MGIKEEVFYEGGPHIGDLIVNILLAFTVIFLPLTVGAIVRAIWLRYRITNRRISVTGGWMGRDRTDIIYAEIVKVVKVPRGLGFWGDIVVTLKDKSRLEMRSLPRFREIYDYICQRAAEKTGKPIEAIAK, via the coding sequence ATGGGAATTAAAGAAGAGGTATTCTACGAAGGCGGCCCACACATCGGCGACTTAATTGTAAATATCTTGTTGGCCTTCACCGTCATCTTCTTGCCCCTCACCGTAGGCGCTATTGTCAGGGCTATATGGTTAAGGTACCGTATTACTAATCGTAGGATTTCTGTAACAGGGGGTTGGATGGGAAGAGACAGGACGGATATAATCTATGCGGAAATAGTAAAAGTGGTAAAGGTGCCACGGGGATTAGGTTTCTGGGGGGACATTGTAGTAACCCTGAAAGACAAGAGTCGTCTGGAAATGCGTTCTTTACCCCGTTTCCGGGAAATATATGACTACATCTGCCAAAGGGCGGCCGAAAAAACCGGCAAACCCATAGAAGCCATCGCTAAATAG
- a CDS encoding DUF177 domain-containing protein encodes METIHLPQLLKMPERTMVLRLCHRIAGLDTLTPVRGLFTIRHGGNFIELSLVADTIITLVCDRCLQTFNHRLSVDTSEIIYLKEEPQNPLPEREITWEELCETLPPDSEFLIEDWIYQQLCLALPLRNICSNNCSIPPYSSTGPEVDSRWSALAQLKHLLPD; translated from the coding sequence ATGGAAACCATCCACCTTCCCCAGCTATTGAAGATGCCGGAGCGGACGATGGTATTACGGCTCTGCCATCGCATTGCCGGCTTGGATACCCTTACCCCTGTCAGGGGGCTTTTTACCATCCGTCACGGGGGCAACTTCATTGAACTGTCCCTGGTGGCGGACACCATCATCACCCTAGTTTGTGATCGCTGTTTACAAACCTTCAATCATCGTCTATCTGTAGATACCTCGGAAATCATATACCTAAAAGAAGAACCACAAAACCCCCTCCCCGAGAGGGAAATCACCTGGGAGGAGCTGTGTGAAACCCTGCCGCCAGACAGCGAATTCCTCATAGAAGACTGGATTTATCAACAACTCTGTCTGGCCCTCCCCCTCCGTAACATATGCAGCAACAACTGTAGCATACCCCCTTATTCCAGCACCGGCCCCGAGGTGGACAGCCGTTGGTCTGCCCTTGCCCAGCTCAAGCACCTCCTCCCAGACTAG
- the yidC gene encoding membrane protein insertase YidC: MDFGISFISTNIMLPILDFFYGIVPSYGFGIVALTLVVRLAVYPLSAGQIRNMRRMRIAQPLIRERQAEIQRKYKDNPQKQQEEMAKLMQEFGNPLAGCLPLLLQMPILFALFATLRGSPFADTNYTVDIQIFPREQIERIQPQPFATKPQNLFVSPGVHYPVSVILPGGNKLVVGQTEKIELQTPQGKTLDSILASYPESHLTPSFKVLKGQERVKIDEEGQITALTPGDATIQVTVPGIAANEGFLFVKALGKVGVVNGDGSINWDILAMVVFFGLSIYLNQELASAGQDTPENEQQQTVNKITPIIFSAMFLFFPLPAGVLMYIVIANIFQTIQTLILMREPLPENLQKIVAEREKAAKAKQPLPFEKRKLKKKEKTS; this comes from the coding sequence ATGGATTTTGGCATCAGTTTCATCTCCACCAACATAATGTTGCCAATCCTAGACTTCTTTTATGGGATTGTGCCAAGTTACGGATTCGGCATAGTTGCCTTAACCCTGGTGGTAAGACTAGCAGTATATCCCCTTAGTGCAGGGCAAATCCGTAATATGAGAAGGATGCGGATTGCTCAACCCCTAATACGGGAAAGACAAGCAGAAATACAGCGAAAGTATAAAGATAATCCGCAAAAGCAACAGGAGGAAATGGCTAAACTCATGCAGGAGTTTGGCAATCCCCTGGCCGGCTGTTTGCCCCTCCTGCTACAAATGCCTATCCTGTTTGCCCTGTTTGCCACTCTTAGAGGCTCACCCTTCGCCGACACCAACTATACCGTGGACATCCAGATTTTCCCCAGAGAACAAATTGAAAGAATACAACCCCAACCCTTTGCTACTAAACCCCAAAATCTGTTCGTCAGCCCCGGAGTGCACTATCCAGTAAGCGTTATACTCCCCGGGGGCAATAAACTGGTGGTAGGACAGACAGAAAAAATAGAACTGCAAACCCCCCAAGGCAAAACCCTAGACAGCATCCTAGCCTCTTACCCGGAATCCCACCTCACGCCCAGCTTTAAGGTACTGAAAGGACAAGAAAGAGTTAAAATAGACGAAGAGGGACAAATAACAGCCCTTACCCCGGGAGATGCTACAATTCAAGTAACAGTGCCCGGCATTGCCGCCAATGAAGGCTTCCTCTTTGTCAAAGCACTAGGAAAAGTGGGGGTGGTGAACGGAGATGGTAGCATTAACTGGGACATCCTGGCCATGGTCGTCTTCTTTGGTTTGAGCATTTATCTCAACCAGGAATTGGCCTCCGCCGGACAGGATACCCCCGAAAATGAACAACAGCAGACAGTAAACAAAATCACACCCATAATCTTCTCGGCCATGTTCCTTTTCTTCCCACTGCCGGCGGGGGTTTTGATGTATATTGTAATTGCTAATATCTTTCAGACCATCCAAACCCTCATCCTCATGCGGGAGCCTTTGCCGGAAAACCTACAAAAAATAGTCGCTGAGAGAGAAAAAGCCGCTAAGGCAAAACAACCTCTTCCTTTTGAGAAAAGGAAACTGAAAAAGAAGGAAAAAACTTCCTAG
- a CDS encoding GAF domain-containing protein gives MSNLGSVVEEVLQLFPEKRPQLYFKSSLIALSHAMEDQVLAGGGDALVIASFQREKFYKQEAHRYLKIGQKCSHVYVLAAPESDFDNSSEVYEKIAFSPDDPLAQEWHLVVLTAHYTGCLVCREKTYIDAVEAVMDNSRRFEGIWTCEQRVSRKAALILLRRILYYRPQLSEKVEKTIATYCLEEEEEVGVEQEGNSDPFVQRLITYLQAGQYKLMKAYGQLAAKEKKERLLNSVTTAIRHSMDPDEILRLCVEKLGEGFGVCRCLIYRCQEEDTEAEIEHEFIREGVTSVRGYLWPLRDNLLFREVVAQKESVSIDDVKADARICGDAKVLLPLVNSCCIVSWLIVPILYRGRLLGMIELHHCRGNPVNWKQEDIALVNTIATQVGVALIQAESYAHLEELNEQLEALDRTRSNLVAITGHELRTPLSTIQVCLESLANEPDMSEELKQVMLSTALHDAERMRQLIQDFLTLSQLESGNIQWHPEPLSLQECIDLSISQIRSRARGNSLPQIVTDFDSSLPLVQADGEWLVEVLSKLLDNACKFTNSNGIVTISVKERDSHTLEVTVADNGRGIEPELLDKVFERFYQEEGALRRSKGGTGLGLAICRQIVNTWGGEIWAESKGKNQGSAFHFTIPIYQDNSTLKTATKKNRKKQKSKG, from the coding sequence ATGAGCAATCTAGGTTCGGTTGTTGAGGAGGTATTACAGTTATTCCCGGAGAAGAGACCACAACTGTATTTCAAATCCTCATTAATTGCCCTCTCCCATGCCATGGAAGACCAGGTTTTGGCGGGTGGAGGAGATGCCTTGGTAATTGCCAGCTTCCAGAGGGAGAAGTTCTATAAACAGGAGGCTCATCGTTACTTGAAAATTGGGCAGAAGTGTTCTCATGTCTACGTCTTGGCCGCCCCGGAGAGTGATTTTGACAACAGTTCAGAGGTTTATGAGAAGATTGCTTTCTCTCCCGATGATCCTTTAGCCCAGGAATGGCACTTAGTGGTGCTCACTGCCCATTATACTGGCTGTTTGGTCTGTCGTGAGAAGACCTATATTGATGCCGTTGAGGCGGTAATGGACAATAGTCGCCGGTTTGAGGGGATTTGGACTTGTGAACAGAGGGTGAGTAGAAAGGCAGCATTGATTTTGTTGCGGCGTATCCTCTATTATCGCCCTCAGTTGTCTGAGAAGGTGGAAAAAACCATTGCTACCTACTGTCTCGAGGAGGAGGAGGAAGTGGGTGTAGAACAAGAGGGCAATTCCGATCCCTTTGTCCAGAGGTTGATCACCTATTTACAGGCCGGCCAGTATAAACTGATGAAGGCCTATGGTCAGTTGGCAGCCAAGGAGAAGAAGGAAAGACTTTTAAACTCTGTTACCACTGCCATACGACATTCCATGGATCCGGACGAGATTTTGCGGTTGTGTGTGGAGAAGTTGGGAGAGGGCTTTGGGGTATGTCGTTGTCTCATTTACCGTTGTCAGGAGGAAGACACAGAGGCAGAAATCGAGCATGAGTTTATTCGGGAGGGGGTTACTTCTGTAAGGGGGTATTTGTGGCCCCTGAGGGACAATCTTCTGTTTCGGGAGGTGGTTGCCCAGAAGGAGTCTGTGAGTATTGATGATGTGAAGGCGGATGCTCGTATTTGCGGCGATGCCAAGGTGTTATTGCCCTTGGTGAACAGTTGTTGTATTGTTTCCTGGTTAATTGTGCCCATTCTTTACCGGGGTAGACTATTGGGGATGATAGAACTACACCACTGCAGAGGCAATCCTGTTAACTGGAAACAGGAAGACATTGCCCTGGTTAACACCATTGCCACCCAGGTGGGAGTGGCCCTCATTCAGGCGGAGTCTTATGCCCACTTGGAGGAGTTAAACGAGCAGTTGGAGGCGTTAGATCGCACTCGCTCCAATTTAGTTGCCATTACCGGCCATGAGTTGAGGACACCTCTTTCTACTATTCAAGTCTGTTTAGAGAGTCTTGCCAATGAGCCTGACATGTCTGAAGAGTTAAAACAGGTGATGTTAAGCACTGCCCTTCATGATGCCGAGAGGATGCGGCAACTGATTCAAGATTTTCTCACCCTGTCTCAGCTAGAAAGTGGTAATATTCAATGGCATCCTGAGCCTCTTTCCCTACAGGAGTGTATTGACTTGTCCATATCCCAGATTCGCTCTCGTGCCAGGGGCAATTCCCTCCCTCAGATCGTCACTGATTTTGACTCCTCTCTGCCACTAGTACAGGCTGATGGGGAGTGGCTAGTGGAGGTTTTAAGCAAGCTTTTGGACAATGCCTGTAAGTTTACCAACAGCAACGGGATAGTTACTATTAGCGTCAAGGAAAGAGACTCGCACACCCTGGAGGTGACTGTTGCCGACAATGGCAGGGGTATCGAACCGGAATTGTTAGATAAGGTCTTTGAGCGATTTTATCAGGAAGAGGGCGCTTTGAGACGGTCTAAGGGGGGCACCGGTTTAGGTTTAGCCATTTGTAGGCAAATTGTCAACACCTGGGGGGGCGAAATTTGGGCCGAATCCAAGGGTAAAAATCAGGGCAGTGCCTTCCATTTTACTATCCCCATCTATCAGGATAATTCTACTTTGAAAACCGCTACTAAAAAGAATAGGAAAAAACAAAAATCAAAAGGCTAA
- a CDS encoding hemerythrin family protein produces MPIAFWRDEYATGIEEIDQQHRFLFSLINRLHDAMSEGKGQEVLSDILVQLGQYTTEHFSLEEKIMAQYNYPHLEEHRQAHQELTQDVLKLQNKMQNHEQFLTIELSQFLTNWLIHHIKNEDLKMIEYLRKYRNAWVTK; encoded by the coding sequence ATGCCCATTGCTTTTTGGCGTGATGAATACGCCACCGGCATAGAAGAAATCGATCAACAACACCGTTTCCTCTTCTCACTCATCAATAGGTTACATGATGCCATGAGTGAGGGCAAAGGCCAAGAGGTGTTGTCTGATATTCTTGTCCAACTTGGTCAATATACCACCGAACACTTCTCCCTAGAAGAGAAAATAATGGCTCAGTACAATTATCCTCACCTAGAGGAACATAGACAAGCCCATCAGGAACTAACCCAGGACGTCTTAAAATTGCAGAATAAAATGCAAAATCATGAGCAATTCCTCACCATAGAACTGTCTCAATTCCTCACCAATTGGCTCATCCATCACATCAAAAACGAGGATTTAAAGATGATTGAATATCTTAGAAAATATAGGAACGCTTGGGTAACTAAATAA
- the ybeY gene encoding rRNA maturation RNase YbeY, translating to MTYHLELYLEDLYFSQRQENPPITEAQWQKYLEKWLNSLELDLDAQKNYEMTLRLTDDEDIQNFNYQFRNKNQPTDVLSFAALETEFPPLELDSVILGDVIISVETASRQAQQLGHPLEVELLWLASHGLLHLLGWDHPDEKSLQEMITLQVSLLASIGYHYPYS from the coding sequence ATGACCTACCATCTAGAATTGTATCTGGAGGATTTGTATTTCAGCCAAAGACAAGAAAATCCGCCAATAACTGAGGCTCAATGGCAAAAATATCTGGAAAAATGGCTTAACAGTCTGGAATTGGACTTGGATGCCCAAAAAAACTATGAAATGACCCTTCGCCTTACTGACGACGAAGACATCCAGAATTTCAACTACCAGTTCAGAAATAAAAATCAACCCACTGATGTGTTATCCTTCGCCGCTTTGGAAACAGAATTCCCTCCGTTGGAATTAGACAGTGTTATCCTGGGGGATGTGATTATCTCTGTGGAAACCGCCTCCCGTCAAGCTCAACAACTGGGACACCCCCTCGAGGTAGAATTACTATGGTTGGCTAGTCATGGTTTATTACACCTACTAGGATGGGATCACCCGGATGAAAAATCCCTACAAGAAATGATAACCCTACAAGTCTCCCTCTTGGCTTCCATAGGCTATCATTACCCCTACTCTTAG
- a CDS encoding aminodeoxychorismate/anthranilate synthase component II, with protein MILVIDNYDSFTYNLVQYLGELATDYAVAEDIRVYRNDQISVKEVESLKPDAIVISPGPGNPDSAGICLELIEKLGPKCPILGVCLGHQAIGQVYGGKIVPAPVLMHGKTSSIYHNNAGVFKNLPNPLTATRYHSLVVDRETLPPVLEITAWTEDNTIMGLRHTQYPHIQGVQFHPESILTDSGLKLLGNFLKQID; from the coding sequence TTGATTCTCGTCATCGACAACTATGATAGTTTCACCTACAACCTAGTGCAGTATCTAGGTGAATTGGCTACTGACTATGCCGTAGCTGAAGACATCAGGGTATATCGTAATGATCAAATCAGTGTTAAGGAGGTGGAGAGTCTCAAACCCGACGCCATTGTCATTTCTCCCGGCCCCGGCAATCCTGATAGTGCCGGTATTTGTTTAGAATTAATAGAAAAACTAGGGCCAAAATGCCCAATTTTAGGCGTATGTCTTGGACACCAGGCCATAGGACAAGTTTATGGTGGTAAAATAGTGCCAGCACCAGTTTTGATGCATGGCAAAACCTCCTCCATTTACCACAATAACGCTGGTGTGTTTAAAAATTTACCTAACCCCCTCACCGCCACCCGCTATCATAGTCTCGTGGTAGATAGAGAAACCCTACCCCCTGTCCTAGAAATAACCGCCTGGACAGAGGACAATACTATCATGGGCCTCCGTCATACTCAATATCCTCATATACAGGGAGTACAATTCCACCCAGAAAGTATCCTAACAGATTCTGGGCTAAAATTATTAGGCAATTTCCTCAAACAGATAGACTAA
- the asnS gene encoding asparagine--tRNA ligase — translation MQLERIVRILREAQPGERIKIKGWVRTKRELKAFSFLEINDGSCLANLQVIVNSNLPHYAEKIKRINTGTAIAVEGNLLESPAKGQRIELHAESLDIIGDCDPETYPLQKKRHSFEFLRTIGHLRMRTNTLGAVMRVRNACATAIHEFFQSRGFLWVHTPIITASDCEGAGELFTVTTLDLEEISQQKDKQITYKDDFFGRHTYLTVSGQLEAEIMAMAFTNVYTFGPTFRAENSNTSRHLAEFWMVEPEMAFCDLEGDQNLAEEFLKYIFKYVLEKCPDDLEFFNQRINNNVFSNAEKIINSEFARITYTEAINILEKSGKNFEFPVEWGVDLQSEHERYLAEEYFKKPVIVTNYPKEIKAFYMRLNDDGKTVAAMDILAPGIGEIVGGSQREERLDVLQSRIEELKINPEPLWWYLELRKYGSVPHSGFGLGFDRLVQFITGMDNIRDVIPFPRTPMNAEF, via the coding sequence ATGCAGTTGGAAAGAATAGTCAGAATACTAAGAGAAGCTCAACCGGGAGAGAGGATAAAAATAAAGGGATGGGTGAGAACTAAAAGGGAACTCAAGGCGTTTTCATTCCTGGAAATAAATGATGGATCTTGTTTGGCTAATTTACAAGTAATTGTCAACTCCAATTTGCCCCACTATGCCGAGAAAATTAAAAGAATAAATACCGGCACGGCAATAGCAGTAGAGGGAAATTTATTAGAATCGCCTGCCAAGGGTCAGAGAATAGAATTACACGCCGAATCCCTTGACATAATAGGTGATTGTGATCCCGAAACTTATCCCCTACAAAAAAAACGTCACTCCTTTGAATTTTTAAGAACTATAGGCCACCTGCGCATGAGGACAAATACCCTCGGCGCAGTTATGCGAGTGAGAAACGCCTGTGCCACCGCCATCCATGAATTCTTCCAAAGTCGTGGTTTTTTGTGGGTTCATACCCCCATTATTACCGCTAGTGATTGTGAAGGCGCAGGTGAATTGTTTACAGTTACCACCCTTGATTTAGAGGAAATTAGTCAACAAAAAGACAAACAAATTACCTATAAGGATGACTTTTTTGGCCGTCATACCTATCTGACTGTCAGTGGCCAATTGGAAGCAGAAATAATGGCCATGGCTTTTACAAATGTCTACACCTTTGGCCCCACTTTTAGGGCAGAAAATTCCAATACCTCCCGACACCTGGCCGAATTCTGGATGGTTGAACCGGAAATGGCTTTTTGTGATTTGGAAGGAGACCAAAATTTAGCTGAGGAATTTCTCAAATATATCTTCAAATATGTATTAGAAAAATGTCCCGATGACCTAGAATTTTTTAATCAGAGAATTAATAATAATGTCTTCAGCAATGCCGAAAAAATTATTAATAGTGAATTTGCCAGGATTACCTACACCGAGGCAATTAATATATTGGAAAAAAGTGGCAAAAATTTTGAGTTCCCGGTAGAATGGGGGGTGGACCTACAATCAGAACACGAACGCTATCTAGCGGAAGAATATTTCAAAAAACCAGTAATTGTTACCAATTATCCCAAAGAAATTAAGGCATTTTATATGCGCCTCAACGACGATGGCAAAACAGTGGCAGCCATGGATATATTAGCACCGGGAATCGGCGAAATCGTAGGGGGATCTCAAAGAGAAGAAAGACTCGATGTTTTACAATCCAGAATTGAAGAATTAAAAATAAATCCTGAACCTCTTTGGTGGTATTTAGAATTGAGAAAATATGGAAGTGTGCCCCATTCGGGATTCGGTTTGGGCTTTGATAGACTGGTACAATTCATCACAGGAATGGATAATATTAGAGACGTTATTCCCTTCCCCCGCACCCCCATGAATGCAGAATTTTAG
- a CDS encoding RNA-binding protein, translated as MEDKIQRGKKWLETVLALMGVPANVNVSRIEEGENGTVSCWLTIDQTNLPASVIDALIGKKGENIDSLQYLINVLLNLNLPENEQCTYIIELNGYRLRRQAELMAIAQRAAEKVRLTGLPEEIRHLSSVERKQVHNFLAKAGDLATESYGSEPDRRLVVKLRR; from the coding sequence ATGGAGGACAAAATCCAAAGGGGCAAAAAATGGTTAGAAACCGTCCTGGCTTTGATGGGTGTGCCCGCCAACGTTAATGTAAGTAGAATAGAAGAAGGGGAAAATGGCACAGTCTCCTGTTGGCTAACCATCGACCAAACCAATCTCCCCGCTAGTGTCATAGACGCCCTCATCGGCAAAAAAGGGGAAAATATAGACTCCCTGCAGTATCTCATAAACGTCCTGCTAAATCTCAATCTCCCAGAAAATGAGCAATGCACCTATATAATCGAGTTAAATGGCTATCGGCTTCGCCGCCAAGCGGAACTGATGGCCATTGCCCAGAGGGCCGCCGAAAAGGTCCGACTCACCGGCCTGCCAGAGGAAATACGTCATCTTTCATCAGTAGAGAGAAAACAAGTACACAACTTCCTAGCAAAAGCAGGGGATTTGGCCACCGAAAGTTACGGCAGTGAACCAGATCGTCGTCTGGTCGTAAAATTGAGACGTTAA
- the clpS gene encoding ATP-dependent Clp protease adapter ClpS, protein MAMSAGTITAPTKSREVVRKHYPNYKVIVLNDDFNTFEHVANCLLKYIPNMTPERAWELTNQVHFEGQALVWVGPLEQAELYHQQLKGEGLTMAPLEPA, encoded by the coding sequence ATGGCGATGTCTGCTGGAACAATCACAGCACCGACTAAATCAAGAGAGGTAGTGCGAAAACACTACCCCAACTACAAGGTGATTGTGTTGAACGACGATTTTAACACCTTTGAACACGTTGCTAACTGTTTACTGAAGTACATACCCAACATGACACCGGAAAGGGCATGGGAGTTGACCAATCAGGTGCATTTTGAGGGGCAGGCGTTGGTGTGGGTTGGGCCGTTGGAACAGGCGGAATTGTACCACCAGCAGCTGAAGGGGGAGGGGCTAACCATGGCCCCCCTGGAGCCGGCATAG